Proteins encoded within one genomic window of Bacillus thuringiensis:
- a CDS encoding class A sortase produces the protein MNKQRIYSIVAILLFVVGGVLIGKPFYDGYQAEKKQTENVQAVQKMDYEKHETEFVDASKINQPDLAEVANASLDKKQVIGRISIPSVSLELPVLKSSTEKNLLSGAATVKENQVMGKGNYALAGHNMSKKGVLFSDIASLKTGDKIYLYDNENEYEYAVTGVSEVTPDKWEVVEDHGKDEITLITCVSVKDNSKRYVVAGDLVGTKAKK, from the coding sequence ATGAATAAGCAAAGAATTTATAGTATAGTAGCAATCCTCCTATTTGTTGTAGGTGGTGTGTTAATCGGAAAACCATTTTATGATGGATACCAGGCTGAAAAGAAACAGACTGAAAATGTACAGGCTGTTCAAAAGATGGATTATGAAAAACATGAGACGGAATTTGTAGATGCTTCGAAAATTAATCAACCAGACTTGGCAGAAGTAGCGAACGCATCTTTAGATAAGAAACAAGTAATTGGTCGCATTTCGATCCCAAGTGTTTCATTAGAACTTCCTGTTTTAAAATCTTCTACTGAGAAAAACCTATTATCAGGTGCAGCGACAGTAAAAGAAAATCAAGTAATGGGAAAAGGGAATTATGCATTAGCAGGACATAACATGTCTAAAAAAGGTGTTTTATTTAGTGACATAGCATCTTTGAAAACAGGCGATAAAATTTATTTGTATGATAATGAAAACGAATATGAATATGCGGTTACTGGTGTTTCTGAAGTAACTCCAGATAAATGGGAAGTTGTTGAAGATCATGGGAAAGATGAGATAACGCTTATTACATGTGTATCTGTGAAAGATAATTCTAAACGTTATGTTGTTGCTGGTGATTTAGTAGGAACAAAGGCGAAGAAGTAA